Genomic segment of Fundulus heteroclitus isolate FHET01 unplaced genomic scaffold, MU-UCD_Fhet_4.1 scaffold_106, whole genome shotgun sequence:
TAAAAAAGACTAAATTGTTGCAGGGTTGAAATTTTCAACTATCCTTAGGATTTACCTTAACTATTAGTGCGGTTAACATTGCTAGCAGGAAACAACAAACTCTGGGTGTGTTCCATAATGAACATAGAGCTGAAATCTGACATTTCCAAAAACGTACCAGCATCCAAATCCAGCATGGTTAAACTCTAAAAGAGAGAATCTTTGCTCAGCGTTCTTGCTGTCAACTAAAGCTTCATGCTGTCTTTAAGTAGCAGAGATGTCTTAACATGGAGTATAAAATACCAATTTCTTTCAAGTGGCTTGTTACATCTCTGTGTGTCCCCCTGACTCCCCTTTAAACGTGTCACTGATATCACAAGTGAGCATTGTTCCCTCAGTAACAGCGTTCACAGGGAAGAGTGTTATTACTCTGACCTCGCTGCTTTTAGAtgagatttttgttgttttagttaCTGACCATTTGGTCTCTGTCGATCTCTGGTGACAAAAATAACGAGCGACATTGATTAAATTCCACTGTTGCATGTCTGCACGAATCCACgacaaacacaaagcaaacaTTGGACGTTTTCAGTGTTTCTGAATACGACTGAATTAACAACTTATTTCTAACGTTGCACATCTTTAACCTGGAAAGCACTACAGCTTAGCGAGGACTAACCTAATGAAAATAAACGCTTGTTCTTTAATAACGTTAGAAGCAGCTGACATTTAGCTCTTGCTCGCTCGGGTGGGGCCATCCCAGGCATCTTGAGTGCAACTGTGTGTTGTGTTTCATGGACTTTTGCTGGATGGCATCGTGGAATGAGCAGCTGTCCGTCTGCCTCGTCCTAACTGTGTCACCCTGCCCTCGTCTCAGGCCTAACGGCATCCAGCCGGTGACCCCAGATGTCCAGGCTTCACCTCAGCAGGGACCCCTGACACCTTCCCCAACCAGCGTCCTGGATCAGGAGCTCCAAATGGCCTTCCAAAAATGCGAGGAACAAATGGTGTCGCTGGGCATGCTCGCTTCTGAGAAGCCCGAGAAGGCTCAGGATGTAGTCGGGAAGGCAACCAGTGAGGTGATGGTTAATGGGTCCGGCAAGTCCTTCTCGCCACTTCCAGTTGCAGTCCAGCCAGGACATAGCAACGGGGGCCATGGAAACAAGAGCACACATGGAAACAGTGAGGCGGCAAACTGTCAGACGGATACAGTGGTGTTTAGTTTTAGGGATTACATTCTCGGCACTGAGAACAACGCAGGGAAAACAGAAACGGAAACTAAAGTAGAAGCTAATCAGAGTCTGGGGAGAGGTTCGGAGCTTAAGGCAGAAACAGGGATGGCTGAAGAGAAggaaaaatcacatttaaataaagaatcTCCAGCAGAAGAGCGCGACTCAGACAAACATGTTGGTCCAAGCGTCACTACGGAGATAAGCAGGTCAAGAGATTTTGATACAGAGATTAAAGAAGAAGGCCCAGGAGGAAGAGCCGAAAATAGAATCGACGAGTTTGATATCAATGTTTGCACGGATGAGGCTAAGTCAGAGAGTTTAGATTCAGGAACGTCAGGAGTGCAGAAGGAAACAGACAAGCAAAGTGAGCATGATTTGTCAAAGTCAGCATCAGAGAAACAGACGAGCGGCAAACAGGTTGGACAGAACAAAGAAgttaagaaaaagaaacacaggaagaagaaaaagacagaaaagagcTCAGAGAGCGAACAGCAACCAAAAACAAAGCCTCCACAGTCTGGAATTGAAACACAGACTCTGTCACCATTGTGTGCTTTGACTGGCACGGATTCAGCAGAAAGTGCTACATCAGAGTCGACGCCAGATACTAAGCTTCTGACTTGTGGGGAGCAGACTGGTTACAAGCAGCAGCTGAGTCCCTACAAGATGCTAAAGTCTTCGCCTCAGAGCGGTCTGGATCATCTTCCTGCCGCGGTCTGTTCACCTGTCTCCACGCTGGCCCTTTCACAGAGGCCCCATCAGTCAGATAACCACAACAACATGGATGCTCAGAGTGTTATTAATCAGAGCTTACAGCATGAGCAATGTGTAACCAAAGGAGAAAGCAGCATCCTTACTACAACAACGCTCCAAACTACAGCTCTCACGCAGGCTGATTCTAGTGAAAAGGGATCTGATGTACAGAAGCAGGAGGCTATAGTTACTACAGGAGCAGAAATACTCGCAGTGGAGGATGATCAGAGCGTACTCTCCGGCAGCAGGACTTGTGTGGGAGACGGTTTCGTGGAGAGCGGCCTTGGAAAAGCTTTAATAGTGGTTAATGCGTTGCCACTGACAACACCCACACTGTCAGAAGTGATAGAAAGCGAGGGAGAGGGAGGAAGCGTGAGCCGGGATCTACAGGAGAGGGCGGCTACAGTAGCGGTCGCAGAGAGCGAGGAAGGAGCCGGGGAAGGCGGACTGGGAGGAAGAGGCGCGTATCTCGGCTCTGCGGATGTGAACGGAGGCGAGCTCCTGGAGAGCCCCCGGCAGGTCTCCTTTATCTGCTCACAGGGAAATCGCACACTTCCACTCTCAGCCAAAGAGGGGGAGACTGCATGGGAGGAAAGCTGCAGCGGCGAGATGCCTCACAACTTGGCCGAGGTTGAAATTAAGGGACCGGGACAGACGTGCATTTGCAGCACAGACGCGGAGATCTCACCAGCAGAAGAGACGGACATAGAAAAGGAGCCGCAACGCTGTGCTAATACCTTTGGTCCTGGTTTCCAGGATCACAGTGCTACACGATTGGAAAGATCGGGagagggaggagggggaggaggagggggaggaggaagagaggtgGGAGAAGAAGGAGGGCTTGCTGGGGAGCACAATTCACTCAGCCAGTGGAAAGGCTCTGCTGGAGGGGTGTCATCAGTCAAGACGGGAGCGAGCCCGCTCAGCGATGTTGCCGAGTCACAGCTGAAGTCACAGTGCCGGGGTGAGCCGATCGCTGCCGTCCCCGAGGGCTCAGAAGAGGAGCATTTCTATCACAGACAGCatgacatgacagtttccccgCTTCCGTCTTACTTTGAGCAGCAGCGGGGCTCAGGCAGCACAGCCGTTGGGATAAAGGCTGAGCCGATGCAAGGACGGGTCTCAGAGGAAACGCTGTCTTTGGGACAACCTTGTCAGACGTCGTCCGTCAAGGAGAAGAGCTGCGACCAGGTCCGCCGAAGCGAGCAGCGAGCAGATTCCGATCAACAGGTTGCACCCCGCAGCTCAGTCGAGAGGGCAGCCAATATCCCGAGTGAGAGCGGTGGCCCGAACATGACTGGAAGAGGTATCCTTCTGTGTGCCAGCAGTGGAGGTAACAGAGTTCACTTTGCAGATGATGTTAAACCTAAAGTCAGCTCCTCTGAGACTCTTAAGGAAATGCAGGCTTCAGGTTTGGACTGTGCCTCTTTGCCTCCATTGACTGTTCATGAGACGTTGCACCATCCGGTGACAGAAGCCAGCTACACCTTCCCCAATCTTCTCAGCTTCAAGACACCAGACACGCCCACAAATGCAGCTACAATCACAGACGAAGCAGCAACACATGGTTCAAACGATGTTCAAGAGCAACAGAAGGATGCCGGATTGGGTGAAGGAGATTCCACGAAAATTATCGCCTTAGATCACTCACATCATGACCGACATAAAATAAACGCTGGAGACTTGGCGGAAACGGCCGAGGCCAATGCCGAGGGATGCTCGAAACAGATTTTAGCCTCCACTGGGGATAATCTGCTAGTTAATGACGATTGTTGCATTGAGCGTGAGTCTAAAGATTCAGATAAGACTGACCCCCTGCCGGATGATTCATCTTCAAAGCAAGAGCTTGCTCTGACTCTTGAAGAAAAAGAAGGGAACCAACATAATGCATCTGATGATCTCACCTGCAAAGCTCTCGTCCTCCCGGAGGAGCTTCTCGGCACTGAAGCCGACACCTCAACTTGCACCGGATCCAAGTCTCCTGAAGCCACCTCTCAGCCCTCCTGCTATTTAGATGAAACCCCTCAAACTGGACCTGTCATTACTGATGTCATAGCGTCTACTGGGGGACCAAGTGACGTTGCTGGTTTGGCAGAGGAAGTGACCGCCTCTGTCAGTAACCCACCCGTTATGTTACAGCCTCCTGGACCAATGATGAGTCACTTGGAGTGTATTACCGACTGTGATGTCTCTGTTTCTGAGCACACAGATGGAGACGGCATCAGTGTCTCCAGAGAGACGGCAAGCGGCGAGAGTGGAGAAATGAGCGAAATGTCTTTAGTGGACGGACTACAGCCCGGTATGGCTGGTTTGAGGGCAGATGAAACTAGTCAGGAAGCGAAGGACAGAGATTGCGCCGAGCTCCGTGATGATGAACTCCAGATATCTCGCACCAAAAATTTGAATAATCCTTTTTCACAAGTGGAAAGTTTGACTCTGGCGGCCCAGTCGGCAGCTGCAGACGACCTGCTGTCAAAGGACAAATCGGATCATGCAATGTCGACATGTCACAGTGAGACAGATTCTACCACCAGTCAAACATCTAATAGAGATGGTTTAGTAAGTGGTAACTGCCTTATGAGTGAGACGTATGAAGGGAGTCGTATGGGGgagaaaaatcaaataaatgaagaTGTAAGCGTGGATAATCAAGAGCAAGCAGCAGGTAACAAAATGCAGCAGAGTGGAGAGACAGACCTTacagtgcagcagcagcagcagcataatGGACCAGATAGAGAGGCTGTTTTTATGGAGGCAGGAGTTCTGCAGCCACAACATAAACACGATCTGCAAAAAACGGAATCACAGCCAACAGCAAGAGCAAACAGAGAAGAAAGCAACGCAAGTTCTCCTTGGAGATGTGAAATTTCCTCCTCATCCCCCAGCAGAACATGCGAGGGTTTTTTACCTCCCGTGTTAGAGTCTAGCACCGCACCTCAGACTGTTTATGACCAGGGTTTGAGCCAAACCGTGTCAGCAGCGCTGGAATGTGGCTCTGACGCTGCACCAGATCTGAGGCCAGCTTTTTGCCGGTCGCAGGACTTGCGAGATCTAAACAGTTTAGAAGCGGAGCAGAGGGAGCAGCGATCCACACTTTCCACAGAGAAGCTGGCGGGTGGAACCGCTGAGGGCGAAGAAAAGACTTGCAAAGGGACTCAATCTGTAGTTCAGGAGGGGGAAGACAGCTCTGATCAGCGTGCGTTTAAATCAGAAAGAAAGGATGAGTTGTTGGATTTGCCAGCAACAGTAAGGGTAGAGGTGCCGCCAGCCTTTCCTGGAGATTTAAATGGAGGTGAAGGTGCTGCAGATGGAAAAGCATCAGTTGACTCAGGGATAGTGCCTGTTTGCTCTCAAGTAGGTGAGATTTCACAGAGATTAGATGTGAATAAACACCTGGGCTTAGAGCTAGATGAGTCAGACAGAAACGTTAAGGCAGACCCAACGACTCACATGGGGCAGCATAGAGCATCTGAAATGCTAAACACCGCTGCATCCGTTGAGTTTCCTTCACGGAAACCTGAGTCTTCACCCGTCCAACGCTCAGTTTTATCAAAGGTCAGCACAGATGGTCAAGACGCTGATGTAGAAGGCATTGCAAGTGCAAACCAAGCTAAAAAAGTTTATCCAGAGGGATTTGGCACAATGCAGGATGTTGTTGGGGAAGCAGAAACTGGGGGAGAGGACTTTGGTGCTGCCTCAGCTATGGAAAGCAAAGGGGTTGAAATTAAGGATGCAGAGCTGCAAACCCGCCATCAAACCCCAAACACAGATACAAGCCAAGTTGTGCAAATAGCCGTAAAAGGCTCTAATGTTGAGGAAAGCCCTAAAGAAGACGAGGCCGATTTAGTAGAGGAGAGCGAACAGAGGGGGGTGCAAGCAGCTGACAGTGGAGCAGGAAAGCAAGTGATTTTAAGTTTAAATGACAAAGAAAGtggaacagaaccaggctcaagtCTCCTTAACGATGGGGTGCCAGAGAGCAGCACAGAAACCCCCGTTTGTTCCTCAGAAGGGGGTGTGACTTGTGCCAAGGCCGCTGAAATAGATGATATAACAGATAACGCGAGCGTTGAAGCCAACATCGTCCCATCTGTCGTTCCTTCAACCACCGTTACGGCCCCTAGTGAGTCAGAGGATCCCCGTGATCAGGTGGCATTTTCACAGCCACAGGATATTAGTGAGGTAAAcgcccctgctgctgctggttctcaGCGTGATGCAGAACCTCTTGAAAAGACTCCTGCCTGCAGCTCTCTTGTTGAGCGAGATGCGTCGCAGAGTTCTGATCCCGAGCAAGGATCCCAGGGACCAGAAACAAACCGGACACAAGCCCTCCAAGAAGCTCCATCCCTCTCTGAGAGCAAACATATGAGCCCGCAGGAGGCCTCGAGGTAAACACAAGAACACCTTCGTTCACTATTTAAAATTCATTGTTCTAAGGGGGGTCATATTAGTGGTCATGGGGAACTAAGGGGTAGTCCAGATTTTTTATGGGGCGGTTCTTTGGAAGATA
This window contains:
- the tacc2 gene encoding uncharacterized protein tacc2 isoform X2, whose protein sequence is MGNESSTTEALPEEGAPENVVLFPPKEKETETLQAEAGSLSGRDNRALLLAEAPACQAGPLSRPVLPEVPVIAGVEEGGGASDQEDKEELEFPHDLLPSLDFSSELNIWESSLGAHSSSDGRKCEQVNPLLVSLQHHADVGGPLLLLDRRPNGIQPVTPDVQASPQQGPLTPSPTSVLDQELQMAFQKCEEQMVSLGMLASEKPEKAQDVVGKATSEVMVNGSGKSFSPLPVAVQPGHSNGGHGNKSTHGNSEAANCQTDTVVFSFRDYILGTENNAGKTETETKVEANQSLGRGSELKAETGMAEEKEKSHLNKESPAEERDSDKHVGPSVTTEISRSRDFDTEIKEEGPGGRAENRIDEFDINVCTDEAKSESLDSGTSGVQKETDKQSEHDLSKSASEKQTSGKQVGQNKEVKKKKHRKKKKTEKSSESEQQPKTKPPQSGIETQTLSPLCALTGTDSAESATSESTPDTKLLTCGEQTGYKQQLSPYKMLKSSPQSGLDHLPAAVCSPVSTLALSQRPHQSDNHNNMDAQSVINQSLQHEQCVTKGESSILTTTTLQTTALTQADSSEKGSDVQKQEAIVTTGAEILAVEDDQSVLSGSRTCVGDGFVESGLGKALIVVNALPLTTPTLSEVIESEGEGGSVSRDLQERAATVAVAESEEGAGEGGLGGRGAYLGSADVNGGELLESPRQVSFICSQGNRTLPLSAKEGETAWEESCSGEMPHNLAEVEIKGPGQTCICSTDAEISPAEETDIEKEPQRCANTFGPGFQDHSATRLERSGEGGGGGGGGGGREVGEEGGLAGEHNSLSQWKGSAGGVSSVKTGASPLSDVAESQLKSQCRGEPIAAVPEGSEEEHFYHRQHDMTVSPLPSYFEQQRGSGSTAVGIKAEPMQGRVSEETLSLGQPCQTSSVKEKSCDQVRRSEQRADSDQQVAPRSSVERAANIPSESGGPNMTGRGILLCASSGGNRVHFADDVKPKVSSSETLKEMQASGLDCASLPPLTVHETLHHPVTEASYTFPNLLSFKTPDTPTNAATITDEAATHGSNDVQEQQKDAGLGEGDSTKIIALDHSHHDRHKINAGDLAETAEANAEGCSKQILASTGDNLLVNDDCCIERESKDSDKTDPLPDDSSSKQELALTLEEKEGNQHNASDDLTCKALVLPEELLGTEADTSTCTGSKSPEATSQPSCYLDETPQTGPVITDVIASTGGPSDVAGLAEEVTASVSNPPVMLQPPGPMMSHLECITDCDVSVSEHTDGDGISVSRETASGESGEMSEMSLVDGLQPGMAGLRADETSQEAKDRDCAELRDDELQISRTKNLNNPFSQVESLTLAAQSAAADDLLSKDKSDHAMSTCHSETDSTTSQTSNRDGLVSGNCLMSETYEGSRMGEKNQINEDVSVDNQEQAAGNKMQQSGETDLTVQQQQQHNGPDREAVFMEAGVLQPQHKHDLQKTESQPTARANREESNASSPWRCEISSSSPSRTCEGFLPPVLESSTAPQTVYDQGLSQTVSAALECGSDAAPDLRPAFCRSQDLRDLNSLEAEQREQRSTLSTEKLAGGTAEGEEKTCKGTQSVVQEGEDSSDQRAFKSERKDELLDLPATVRVEVPPAFPGDLNGGEGAADGKASVDSGIVPVCSQVGEISQRLDVNKHLGLELDESDRNVKADPTTHMGQHRASEMLNTAASVEFPSRKPESSPVQRSVLSKVSTDGQDADVEGIASANQAKKVYPEGFGTMQDVVGEAETGGEDFGAASAMESKGVEIKDAELQTRHQTPNTDTSQVVQIAVKGSNVEESPKEDEADLVEESEQRGVQAADSGAGKQVILSLNDKESGTEPGSSLLNDGVPESSTETPVCSSEGGVTCAKAAEIDDITDNASVEANIVPSVVPSTTVTAPSESEDPRDQVAFSQPQDISEVNAPAAAGSQRDAEPLEKTPACSSLVERDASQSSDPEQGSQGPETNRTQALQEAPSLSESKHMSPQEASRPLPSLESPQVEFLTPSEEVAAPLGPEEAISPPQEAEEKAALSSCLSAVKRPVDLPQPLEKVALPEPTKYIEDLSAKAELPEEPSKKTQRLEPESSQKSEWHPTEGAGEHAELLPPAQETEEIPEPVETKEIESQEGLQPNKPEAEPVQQEQRLSEEPGIPPAEAPPVEPSKVPAEKTEEPEPVEDPFTELQHSGLSLAEPAESGHPAPASPTPPSGDHCPTHLPAVPPHLPTTELPPLEGATLPPTPPASPCLPPPAPAGPCTLSAEPCEELRPISASSRVPLRSSDSDGAFETPESTTPVKAASPAEPQRELLESDDKGVNDPEGDLTSDAAAANSPCRSPSIVFDENKPIAASGTYNFDFFAAEPTSHTLTRSLSLQGGELNSPGLLEGAAPEAFRQHSESFSVGTENTPGKLRRPKKVSPGSVKKKPLFRQNSNPDSSKPASSSSTPEITQRAKPRTASPLLTQEDPEVGSAIPSPGGTLRRARKSRVETPPPLLEETNQTCQQESKGAPALPLCQEEAPPAESVTDKDNSPIPPSASYKWDPDNFENIDPFSTGGSKIANSPVLGRKGPICGPASSPPRSPPVPAAEPPHHTAIAPLEELTANPEEQPILPKRQPVRLEFDYSEEGCEASQQAAPPLKKAGKKPAKMLARKPKLGLKKATPPQVEQLDNNPAATHNGSDEIPIPKVSYNIEPDKWDDPNFNPFSSKKSISNSPKLSRPSYTFDPNEADESADPFKSSNKMACSPPRAPAAFEMSPNDYENDNDNVGELEDQNQNKPAKKKKAPLKSNTFRVKRSPKKSPLSDTSQDPTSADESPSLHQQDDHATDEEKLASSTGHKWAARHGMDQDLNPDHQDIPQPCDVTTFVNENSLPQENPVQDYEIEYMEKIGSSSPPLSLKKPSLYLNLDSVSENLTKTTCGHGSEPSSPCTGSFEEMEAQISAGMKTPVLSPRPGPEGSAGDKGRKRESEALSRTQSIEMEEQPYSQGPVEAPAPAPAPAPAMPPLLDRLSESEDPLRYLEPDLAETNPTAFAQKLQEELVLAALRLEALQVAQSISQCPSLSTVTPQRRDMLSSAESSIPKSSLYAKTTSGSSGYNDGESPHLPRDLDQSLDIAREEIVSKEKEVLEWQRKYEDSRQEVVEMRRIVAEYEKTIAQMIGMPEDDQKEKSLSHHTIQQLIIEKDQALADLNSVEKSLADLFRRYEKMKDVLDGFRKNEEVLKKCAQEYLSRVRKEEQRYQALKIHAEEKLDKANAEIAQVRVKAKQEQAAHQASLRKEQMKVDSLERTLEQKNKEIEELTKICDELIAKMGKS
- the tacc2 gene encoding uncharacterized protein tacc2 isoform X5 codes for the protein MGNESSTTEALAEAGSLSGRDNRALLLAEAPACQAGPLSRPVLPEVPVIAGVEEGGGASDQEDKEELEFPHDLLPSLDFSSELNIWESSLGAHSSSDGRKCEQVNPLLVSLQHHADVGGPLLLLDRRPNGIQPVTPDVQASPQQGPLTPSPTSVLDQELQMAFQKCEEQMVSLGMLASEKPEKAQDVVGKATSEVMVNGSGKSFSPLPVAVQPGHSNGGHGNKSTHGNSEAANCQTDTVVFSFRDYILGTENNAGKTETETKVEANQSLGRGSELKAETGMAEEKEKSHLNKESPAEERDSDKHVGPSVTTEISRSRDFDTEIKEEGPGGRAENRIDEFDINVCTDEAKSESLDSGTSGVQKETDKQSEHDLSKSASEKQTSGKQVGQNKEVKKKKHRKKKKTEKSSESEQQPKTKPPQSGIETQTLSPLCALTGTDSAESATSESTPDTKLLTCGEQTGYKQQLSPYKMLKSSPQSGLDHLPAAVCSPVSTLALSQRPHQSDNHNNMDAQSVINQSLQHEQCVTKGESSILTTTTLQTTALTQADSSEKGSDVQKQEAIVTTGAEILAVEDDQSVLSGSRTCVGDGFVESGLGKALIVVNALPLTTPTLSEVIESEGEGGSVSRDLQERAATVAVAESEEGAGEGGLGGRGAYLGSADVNGGELLESPRQVSFICSQGNRTLPLSAKEGETAWEESCSGEMPHNLAEVEIKGPGQTCICSTDAEISPAEETDIEKEPQRCANTFGPGFQDHSATRLERSGEGGGGGGGGGGREVGEEGGLAGEHNSLSQWKGSAGGVSSVKTGASPLSDVAESQLKSQCRGEPIAAVPEGSEEEHFYHRQHDMTVSPLPSYFEQQRGSGSTAVGIKAEPMQGRVSEETLSLGQPCQTSSVKEKSCDQVRRSEQRADSDQQVAPRSSVERAANIPSESGGPNMTGRGILLCASSGGNRVHFADDVKPKVSSSETLKEMQASGLDCASLPPLTVHETLHHPVTEASYTFPNLLSFKTPDTPTNAATITDEAATHGSNDVQEQQKDAGLGEGDSTKIIALDHSHHDRHKINAGDLAETAEANAEGCSKQILASTGDNLLVNDDCCIERESKDSDKTDPLPDDSSSKQELALTLEEKEGNQHNASDDLTCKALVLPEELLGTEADTSTCTGSKSPEATSQPSCYLDETPQTGPVITDVIASTGGPSDVAGLAEEVTASVSNPPVMLQPPGPMMSHLECITDCDVSVSEHTDGDGISVSRETASGESGEMSEMSLVDGLQPGMAGLRADETSQEAKDRDCAELRDDELQISRTKNLNNPFSQVESLTLAAQSAAADDLLSKDKSDHAMSTCHSETDSTTSQTSNRDGLVSGNCLMSETYEGSRMGEKNQINEDVSVDNQEQAAGNKMQQSGETDLTVQQQQQHNGPDREAVFMEAGVLQPQHKHDLQKTESQPTARANREESNASSPWRCEISSSSPSRTCEGFLPPVLESSTAPQTVYDQGLSQTVSAALECGSDAAPDLRPAFCRSQDLRDLNSLEAEQREQRSTLSTEKLAGGTAEGEEKTCKGTQSVVQEGEDSSDQRAFKSERKDELLDLPATVRVEVPPAFPGDLNGGEGAADGKASVDSGIVPVCSQVGEISQRLDVNKHLGLELDESDRNVKADPTTHMGQHRASEMLNTAASVEFPSRKPESSPVQRSVLSKVSTDGQDADVEGIASANQAKKVYPEGFGTMQDVVGEAETGGEDFGAASAMESKGVEIKDAELQTRHQTPNTDTSQVVQIAVKGSNVEESPKEDEADLVEESEQRGVQAADSGAGKQVILSLNDKESGTEPGSSLLNDGVPESSTETPVCSSEGGVTCAKAAEIDDITDNASVEANIVPSVVPSTTVTAPSESEDPRDQVAFSQPQDISEVNAPAAAGSQRDAEPLEKTPACSSLVERDASQSSDPEQGSQGPETNRTQALQEAPSLSESKHMSPQEASRPLPSLESPQVEFLTPSEEVAAPLGPEEAISPPQEAEEKAALSSCLSAVKRPVDLPQPLEKVALPEPTKYIEDLSAKAELPEEPSKKTQRLEPESSQKSEWHPTEGAGEHAELLPPAQETEEIPEPVETKEIESQEGLQPNKPEAEPVQQEQRLSEEPGIPPAEAPPVEPSKVPAEKTEEPEPVEDPFTELQHSGLSLAEPAESGHPAPASPTPPSGDHCPTHLPAVPPHLPTTELPPLEGATLPPTPPASPCLPPPAPAGPCTLSAEPCEELRPISASSRVPLRSSDSDGAFETPESTTPVKAASPAEPQRELLESDDKGVNDPEGDLTSDAAAANSPCRSPSIVFDENKPIAASGTYNFDFFAAEPTSHTLTRSLSLQGGELNSPGLLEGAAPEAFRQHSESFSVGTENTPGKLRRPKKVSPGSVKKKPLFRQNSNPDSSKPASSSSTPEITQRAKPRTASPLLTQEDPEVGSAIPSPGGTLRRARKSRVETPPPLLEETNQTCQQESKGAPALPLCQEEAPPAESVTDKDNSPIPPSASYKWDPDNFENIDPFSTGGSKIANSPVLGRKGPICGPASSPPRSPPVPAAEPPHHTAIAPLEELTANPEEQPILPKRQPVRLEFDYSEEGCEASQQAAPPLKKAGKKPAKMLARKPKLGLKKATPPQVEQLDNNPAATHNGSDEIPIPKVSYNIEPDKWDDPNFNPFSSKKSISNSPKLSRPSYTFDPNEADESADPFKSSNKMACSPPRAPAAFEMSPNDYENDNDNVGELEDQNQNKPAKKKKAPLKSNTFRVKRSPKKSPLSDTSQDPTSADESPSLHQQDDHATDEEKLASSTGHKWAARHGMDQDLNPDHQDIPQPCDVTTFVNENSLPQENPVQDYEIEYMEKIGSSSPPLSLKKPSLYLNLDSVSENLTKTTCGHGSEPSSPCTGSFEEMEAQISAGMKTPVLSPRPGPEGSAGDKGRKRESEALSRTQSIEMEEQPYSQGPVEAPAPAPAPAPAMPPLLDRLSESEDPLRYLEPDLAETNPTAFAQKLQEELVLAALRLEALQVAQSISQCPSLSTVTPQRRDMLSSAESSIPKSSLYAKTTSGSSGYNDGESPHLPRDLDQSLDIAREEIVSKEKEVLEWQRKYEDSRQEVVEMRRIVAEYEKTIAQMIGMPEDDQKEKSLSHHTIQQLIIEKDQALADLNSVEKSLADLFRRYEKMKDVLDGFRKNEEVLKKCAQEYLSRVRKEEQRYQALKIHAEEKLDKANAEIAQVRVKAKQEQAAHQASLRKEQMKVDSLERTLEQKNKEIEELTKICDELIAKMGKS